The following are encoded in a window of Haloarcula halophila genomic DNA:
- a CDS encoding MFS transporter, with translation MGLIKMTKYRTLLLATIGFNFSFLIWFSFAPFTGPMAEEFGLSTAEIGILASSAIWMAPFGRMLTGWLSDKFGAPAIFAIVLAYVGLFSMASAFMRDYSLFFVTRIIVATAGITFVIGIQHVAEWFEEENLGLAEGIYAGVGNAGAAGGALILPRVFGSGWSGPLFSTNWRAAFFYTGVVSVGLAVAYYTLGEAAKSEEKRQATKDNASFKDWLHTATRYGTVVLALAYVMTFGLELSMNGWLATYYREAFNQDNLVIASTFAATFSVAAGLLRPIGGYVSDVLARTERNILPFFTGRYREQWTFVTLCFVVLTMFGMTLAGLSGVLMGAVAVGFLVGTACAFAEGSIFAMVPSMFPNSSGAVAGVVGGVGTVGGIVYPLIYSAPWLANLHLGYSVVAASMIPIVLLSAWVFRPEVAKVANTAGFVGSAGGTDAAVSGDD, from the coding sequence ATGGGTCTGATCAAGATGACGAAGTACCGGACCCTGCTGCTGGCGACGATCGGGTTCAACTTCTCGTTCCTGATCTGGTTCTCGTTCGCGCCGTTTACGGGACCGATGGCCGAGGAGTTCGGCCTGTCGACGGCCGAGATCGGGATTCTCGCCAGTTCGGCCATCTGGATGGCACCGTTCGGCCGGATGCTGACCGGGTGGCTCTCCGATAAGTTCGGCGCGCCGGCCATCTTCGCCATCGTGCTGGCCTACGTCGGGCTGTTCTCGATGGCGAGTGCGTTCATGCGGGACTACTCGCTGTTTTTCGTGACCCGGATCATCGTCGCGACGGCCGGGATCACGTTCGTCATCGGCATCCAGCACGTCGCCGAGTGGTTCGAGGAGGAGAACCTCGGGCTGGCAGAGGGCATCTACGCCGGCGTGGGCAACGCCGGTGCCGCGGGCGGCGCGCTCATCCTCCCGCGGGTGTTCGGCAGCGGGTGGAGCGGACCGCTGTTCTCGACGAACTGGCGAGCGGCCTTCTTCTACACCGGTGTCGTCTCCGTCGGACTGGCGGTCGCCTACTACACGCTGGGTGAGGCCGCAAAGAGCGAGGAGAAGCGCCAGGCGACCAAGGACAACGCGAGCTTCAAAGACTGGCTCCACACCGCCACCCGCTACGGGACGGTCGTCCTCGCGCTGGCGTACGTGATGACCTTCGGCCTCGAACTGTCGATGAACGGCTGGCTCGCGACCTACTACCGTGAGGCGTTCAACCAGGACAACCTCGTCATCGCGAGTACGTTCGCGGCGACGTTCTCCGTGGCCGCGGGGCTCCTGCGGCCCATCGGTGGCTACGTCAGCGACGTGCTCGCCCGCACGGAACGGAACATCCTCCCCTTCTTCACCGGGCGCTACCGCGAGCAGTGGACGTTCGTCACGCTGTGTTTCGTCGTCCTGACCATGTTCGGGATGACGCTGGCCGGCCTCTCGGGGGTTCTGATGGGTGCCGTGGCCGTCGGCTTCCTCGTCGGCACGGCCTGTGCGTTCGCCGAGGGGTCGATCTTCGCGATGGTCCCCTCGATGTTCCCCAACAGCTCCGGGGCGGTCGCGGGCGTCGTCGGCGGCGTCGGTACCGTCGGCGGCATCGTCTACCCGCTGATCTACTCCGCGCCGTGGCTGGCGAACCTCCACCTGGGCTACTCCGTCGTCGCGGCCTCGATGATCCCCATCGTGTTGCTGTCGGCGTGGGTGTTCCGCCCCGAGGTCGCGAAGGTCGCCAACACCGCCGGGTTCGTCGGGAGCGCGGGCGGAACGGACGCGGCCGTCTCCGGGGACGACTGA
- a CDS encoding P-II family nitrogen regulator, with amino-acid sequence MSETDEREIKMIVAMVRPDKLGDVKKALAEVGAPSLTVTNVSGRGSQPAKKGQWRGEEYVVDLHQKVKIECVVADTPAGDVVEAIKEGAHTGEKGDGKVFVLPVEEAHQVRTGESGPDAV; translated from the coding sequence ATGAGTGAAACTGACGAACGCGAAATCAAGATGATCGTCGCAATGGTTCGACCGGACAAACTCGGTGACGTCAAGAAAGCCCTCGCGGAGGTCGGCGCACCGTCGCTGACAGTCACCAACGTCTCCGGGCGGGGCTCACAGCCCGCCAAGAAAGGGCAGTGGCGCGGTGAGGAGTACGTCGTCGACCTCCACCAGAAGGTCAAGATCGAGTGTGTCGTCGCCGATACCCCGGCCGGGGATGTCGTCGAGGCGATCAAGGAGGGTGCCCACACTGGCGAGAAAGGCGACGGGAAGGTATTCGTCCTGCCCGTCGAGGAGGCCCACCAGGTCCGGACAGGCGAAAGCGGGCCGGACGCGGTGTAA
- the mobA gene encoding molybdenum cofactor guanylyltransferase: protein MRSAVVLAGGHSTRFGQQDEAVAELDGDPLIRQVVDSVSEGVDEVVVNCRDEQRAAIDEAVGDHDLRYAIDPVPDGGPVAGIRTGCRVARGAWTVVAACDTPFVDPSLVETLFEQCRGDGAVPRIAGRCRPLMAVYDTDAAIEACETTLGTGSRAATDFLDRLSPAVVSEPAPPETVAEIDTRATLRLLCSRST from the coding sequence ATGCGGTCCGCGGTCGTCCTGGCCGGGGGGCACTCCACCCGCTTCGGCCAGCAAGACGAGGCGGTCGCCGAACTCGACGGCGACCCGCTGATCCGGCAGGTCGTCGACAGCGTCTCGGAGGGAGTCGACGAGGTCGTCGTCAACTGCCGCGACGAGCAACGGGCAGCCATCGACGAGGCTGTGGGCGACCACGACCTGCGCTACGCGATCGATCCGGTTCCCGACGGCGGTCCGGTCGCCGGCATCCGGACCGGCTGTCGGGTCGCCCGCGGCGCGTGGACGGTCGTCGCCGCCTGTGACACGCCGTTCGTCGACCCCTCGCTCGTCGAAACGCTGTTCGAGCAGTGTCGCGGTGACGGAGCCGTCCCGCGGATCGCCGGGCGGTGCCGGCCGCTGATGGCCGTCTACGACACCGACGCGGCTATCGAGGCGTGTGAGACGACGCTCGGCACGGGGTCGCGGGCCGCCACGGACTTCCTCGATCGGCTCTCGCCGGCCGTGGTTTCAGAGCCCGCCCCGCCGGAGACCGTCGCGGAGATCGACACACGGGCGACCCTGCGGTTGCTGTGTTCGCGGTCGACCTGA
- a CDS encoding chemotaxis protein CheC, translated as MSLEVDVRKLDLFNQMAKEGSSTVADHLGQLTGLDAGVRTSQINFLDIEDVKTHIGTDRRVGIYVTLEEAPHGYVLFMLEPADSKRLAGAMMGGMGDPSEGEGFSEMERSAMQEIGNIMTSGFIDGWANVLRTTIDMGTPNFVYGPANGIVDEMGGWPDSELVFVINSRITVDDGDLGMTVYTFPELAALVDLIQNIDLETDVAEDTDADDVL; from the coding sequence ATGAGTCTGGAAGTCGATGTCAGAAAGCTCGACCTGTTCAACCAGATGGCCAAGGAGGGATCGAGCACCGTCGCCGATCACCTCGGGCAACTGACTGGGCTCGACGCCGGAGTCCGGACCTCACAGATCAACTTCCTCGACATCGAGGACGTCAAGACACACATCGGGACCGACCGTCGCGTCGGGATCTACGTCACGCTGGAAGAGGCCCCACACGGCTACGTGTTGTTCATGCTCGAACCGGCAGACAGCAAGCGTCTGGCCGGCGCGATGATGGGCGGGATGGGCGACCCGAGCGAGGGAGAGGGGTTCAGCGAGATGGAACGGTCGGCGATGCAGGAGATCGGCAACATCATGACCTCGGGTTTCATCGACGGGTGGGCGAACGTCCTCCGGACGACCATCGACATGGGGACGCCGAACTTCGTTTACGGGCCGGCAAACGGCATCGTCGACGAGATGGGCGGGTGGCCCGACTCGGAACTCGTCTTCGTTATCAACTCCCGGATCACCGTCGACGACGGCGATCTCGGGATGACCGTCTACACCTTCCCGGAACTGGCGGCGCTGGTCGATCTCATCCAGAACATCGACCTCGAAACGGACGTCGCCGAGGACACCGACGCGGACGACGTGCTCTGA
- a CDS encoding ABC transporter substrate-binding protein — protein sequence MDSEQSSRRAVLRAVAAGTATVGGAGCMGGGGESGSTATPSRYANQPVGEDSVTFGFPVALSGPFGSDGERQERGFRLAVKHLNEGGGWVDSERFAALSGDGVLGRTVEMVTGNTESSPDTAVSVARDLVGSEGAVMIAGGSSANTAVKLLDLCHPRGVVHMIGFAPGTNVTGADCSRYGFQEMFNPKMAAQALMPVLLDRFGERASVYGLHANSDFGFTQANELRRAMLDNNWDYQGDTQTTVGTSDYGPQLEEAKAANPDVLALSYRGIDGANAIRQASEVFDDIEIVAPLLSPTTAELAGEAIEGVLGTISWDPSIDTPLSKTFRDSFQQEFGSPEDRPNWRLGSDQAHLAYGQTLQYAAAVERAGTFEPPSVIRELEGHQYAMGIGQETMRACDHQAIRPVPVVEGLPAAEQAESRYYDSVTIARNVGYACNEDPADDCRELGPYEPTTEVE from the coding sequence ATGGATAGTGAACAATCATCTAGGCGTGCGGTCCTTCGGGCCGTCGCAGCCGGGACCGCAACAGTTGGCGGGGCCGGCTGTATGGGTGGCGGCGGCGAGAGCGGGTCGACGGCGACACCGAGCCGCTACGCCAACCAGCCCGTCGGCGAAGACAGTGTCACGTTCGGCTTTCCGGTCGCCCTGTCGGGACCGTTCGGCTCGGACGGAGAGCGCCAGGAACGGGGGTTCAGACTCGCGGTCAAACATCTCAACGAGGGTGGCGGCTGGGTCGACAGCGAGAGGTTCGCTGCCCTGAGTGGGGACGGCGTGCTCGGGCGGACCGTCGAGATGGTAACCGGTAATACGGAGTCCTCGCCCGATACCGCCGTCAGTGTCGCCCGGGATCTCGTCGGCTCGGAGGGCGCGGTGATGATCGCCGGGGGGTCCTCGGCCAACACCGCAGTGAAGCTCCTCGATCTCTGTCATCCCCGTGGCGTCGTCCACATGATCGGGTTCGCACCGGGGACAAACGTCACCGGAGCCGACTGTTCACGGTACGGGTTCCAGGAGATGTTCAACCCGAAGATGGCGGCACAAGCACTCATGCCGGTGTTGCTCGACCGGTTCGGTGAGCGTGCGAGCGTCTACGGGCTGCACGCGAACTCGGATTTCGGCTTCACGCAGGCGAACGAACTGCGGCGGGCGATGCTCGACAACAACTGGGATTACCAAGGGGATACGCAGACGACCGTCGGAACCTCCGACTACGGCCCGCAGCTCGAAGAGGCAAAAGCCGCGAACCCGGACGTGTTGGCCCTCTCCTACCGTGGGATCGACGGCGCGAACGCGATCCGACAGGCGAGCGAGGTGTTCGACGACATCGAGATCGTCGCGCCGCTGTTGAGTCCGACGACCGCGGAGCTGGCTGGCGAGGCCATCGAGGGCGTCCTCGGGACGATCTCGTGGGACCCAAGCATCGACACGCCGCTGTCGAAGACGTTCCGTGACTCGTTCCAACAGGAGTTCGGATCGCCGGAGGACCGGCCCAACTGGCGGCTCGGGTCCGATCAGGCCCACCTCGCTTACGGGCAGACGCTCCAGTACGCGGCAGCGGTCGAACGCGCCGGCACGTTCGAACCCCCGTCGGTCATCAGGGAACTCGAAGGCCACCAGTACGCGATGGGGATCGGCCAGGAGACGATGCGAGCCTGTGACCACCAGGCGATCCGCCCGGTCCCGGTCGTCGAAGGGCTCCCGGCCGCCGAGCAGGCCGAGAGTCGGTACTACGACTCCGTGACGATCGCTCGGAACGTCGGCTACGCCTGTAACGAGGACCCGGCCGACGACTGTCGGGAGCTGGGGCCGTACGAGCCGACGACAGAGGTGGAGTGA
- the lrp gene encoding HTH-type transcriptional regulator Lrp has protein sequence MVDEIDRAVVNALLEDGRASARDVATETGVAATTVSRRMDELESAGVIEKYTARVDYGALGYDVTAVFQLSVDGDGLVEVTESMGDQHNLLAVYEVTGSHDIVAVGKFQDTDEMNAYIKRLVTDEHVRSVSTSIVLNAVREHEQFPVDEDDQ, from the coding sequence ATGGTCGACGAGATCGACAGGGCGGTCGTGAACGCGCTGTTGGAGGACGGCAGAGCCAGCGCACGCGATGTCGCCACCGAGACCGGCGTCGCGGCGACGACCGTCTCACGACGGATGGACGAACTGGAGTCGGCCGGTGTCATCGAGAAGTACACGGCCCGCGTCGACTACGGTGCCCTCGGCTACGACGTGACGGCGGTGTTCCAGCTCTCAGTCGACGGTGACGGACTCGTCGAGGTCACCGAGTCGATGGGCGATCAGCACAACCTGCTGGCCGTCTACGAGGTCACGGGCAGCCACGACATCGTCGCGGTCGGGAAGTTCCAGGACACCGACGAGATGAACGCCTACATCAAACGGCTGGTGACAGACGAACACGTCCGATCGGTCTCGACGTCGATCGTCCTGAACGCGGTCCGCGAGCACGAACAGTTCCCGGTCGACGAGGACGACCAGTAA
- a CDS encoding ammonium transporter: protein MVLAPLQVTADALNYTWILVVSFLIFFMHAGFAMLEAGQVRSKNVANQLTKNLLTWSVGVTVFFAIGSGIASLAGGGGFSAAFMTTGTGWIDWLYGAVFAMTAATIVSGAVAGRAKLRAYMTYTFLLAAVIYPVVIAMTWSSTGPGLVEVITGTAFTDFAGGMIVHGMGGIAGLTAAAILGPRMGRFNEDGSANVIPGHSMTFAVLGTLILAFGWYGFNVGTSAIIGDAFLGEQLGRVAMTTTISMAMGAIGAAGVAWFKTGKVDTLYVANGLLAGLVGITAIPHTTAWWGAFVVGILSGAQLPIVFNFVERTLNIDDVCAVFPVHGSAGVLGTLLYPFVAAGSVAIVPAFIAQFVGVVIIGGWTLTATAVIWFVLKSVGQARVTPEHEQEGLDVSEHGVETYPEFGSDGVVADGGNVSEMIRSDGGSKDE, encoded by the coding sequence ATGGTACTTGCACCACTCCAGGTAACGGCTGACGCACTCAATTACACGTGGATCCTCGTGGTATCGTTCCTGATCTTCTTCATGCACGCCGGCTTCGCCATGCTCGAGGCGGGGCAGGTGCGCTCGAAGAACGTCGCGAACCAGCTGACGAAGAACCTCCTGACCTGGTCGGTCGGGGTGACAGTGTTCTTCGCGATCGGCTCCGGCATCGCCTCACTGGCCGGTGGCGGCGGCTTCTCGGCCGCCTTCATGACCACCGGAACGGGCTGGATCGACTGGCTCTACGGCGCAGTGTTCGCGATGACCGCCGCGACCATCGTCTCCGGGGCCGTGGCCGGTCGCGCGAAACTCCGTGCGTACATGACCTACACCTTCCTGCTGGCCGCAGTCATCTACCCGGTCGTCATCGCGATGACCTGGAGTTCGACTGGCCCGGGACTGGTCGAAGTCATCACCGGCACCGCCTTCACTGACTTCGCGGGCGGGATGATCGTCCACGGGATGGGCGGCATCGCCGGCCTGACCGCGGCGGCCATCCTCGGCCCCCGGATGGGACGGTTCAACGAGGACGGCTCCGCGAACGTCATCCCCGGTCACTCGATGACCTTCGCCGTGCTCGGGACGTTGATCCTGGCCTTCGGCTGGTACGGCTTCAACGTCGGTACCTCGGCGATCATCGGTGACGCGTTCCTGGGCGAACAGCTCGGTCGCGTCGCGATGACGACAACCATCTCGATGGCGATGGGTGCCATCGGCGCCGCGGGCGTCGCGTGGTTCAAGACGGGCAAAGTCGACACGCTGTACGTCGCAAACGGCCTGCTGGCCGGCCTCGTCGGTATCACGGCGATCCCCCACACCACGGCGTGGTGGGGCGCGTTCGTCGTCGGTATCCTCTCGGGCGCTCAGCTCCCGATCGTCTTCAACTTCGTCGAACGGACGCTCAACATCGACGACGTGTGTGCGGTCTTCCCAGTCCACGGCAGTGCGGGCGTGCTCGGGACGCTGCTGTACCCGTTCGTGGCCGCCGGTAGTGTCGCGATCGTCCCCGCGTTCATCGCACAGTTCGTCGGTGTCGTCATCATCGGTGGCTGGACGCTGACCGCGACGGCCGTGATCTGGTTCGTCCTGAAGTCGGTCGGGCAGGCACGCGTCACGCCCGAACACGAACAGGAAGGGCTGGACGTCAGCGAACACGGCGTCGAGACCTACCCCGAGTTCGGTAGTGACGGTGTCGTCGCGGACGGTGGCAACGTGAGTGAAATGATCCGCAGCGACGGAGGTTCCAAGGATGAGTGA
- the nasA gene encoding assimilatory nitrate reductase NasA yields the protein MTQWKPTTCMRCAVGCGQLQRGVDEGYGVDEVQGNHRHPTANGLACERGIRETKNPDGEWLTEPLIRRGDTLRPTTWDTALGTVAAEFLRAIGDGRDSVAVLGSGQQTNEAAYALGKLARGGIGTRHFDANTTLCMASAVTAYYDAFASDAPPCTYDDIPAADTHLVWGANPAVAHPVLYRWLLDSANETDGRLVVVDPVASETAADADRHVALEPGTDLVLARAVLAQLVETGGIDREFVEEYTEGYEQLVADLPDVATAAETAGVTTETVADLAEAFADPTLLYWGMGVNQSTHGTATARMLINLCLATGNLGPGSGPFSLTGQANSMGTRVCSSKGTWPGHRSFEDPDNRALIAEAWDVPVDRLPADPGPGPVGIVDRINRGHVDACWVVATNPAAGMPHATNVKRALDDVFLVVQDAFRSETVEHADVVLPAATWGESEGTVMNMERRISRVTAVSDVIDTVRHDLDIIAEIGNRIEPGLFDDPPLSPESVFDEIRDLTAGTPADCSGITYDRLAEELAVRWPAPDATSEGGYRYVDGEDWTFPTDSGRARFSTPTTYEGVPEPTDPEYPLLLTTGRRAGAYNTGVRNRETAEDVPSARINPETAGQYVELLDRGRTVVESRRANVTVTLVPDDSIPPGAIWMDLHHPSVNDLTLPAIDPDSNEPNYKQCAVRLAAPDRSSPVTRGGVHTGTVVRR from the coding sequence ATGACCCAGTGGAAACCGACGACCTGTATGCGGTGTGCGGTCGGCTGTGGACAGCTCCAGCGTGGCGTCGACGAGGGATACGGTGTCGACGAGGTCCAGGGCAACCACAGACATCCCACGGCCAACGGCCTCGCCTGCGAGCGGGGTATCCGGGAGACGAAAAACCCCGACGGGGAGTGGTTGACCGAGCCACTGATCAGGCGTGGGGACACCCTCCGACCGACGACCTGGGATACGGCGCTCGGAACCGTCGCCGCGGAGTTCCTCCGGGCGATCGGCGACGGGCGCGACTCGGTGGCGGTGCTGGGCAGCGGGCAACAGACCAACGAGGCGGCCTACGCGCTGGGGAAACTGGCCCGAGGGGGAATCGGGACCAGACACTTCGACGCCAACACGACGCTGTGTATGGCCAGTGCTGTCACCGCCTACTACGACGCCTTCGCCAGTGACGCGCCACCCTGTACCTACGACGATATCCCGGCCGCCGATACCCACCTCGTCTGGGGGGCGAACCCGGCGGTCGCCCATCCGGTGTTGTACCGGTGGCTCCTCGATAGCGCCAACGAGACGGACGGACGGTTGGTCGTCGTCGATCCGGTCGCCAGCGAGACCGCCGCCGACGCCGACCGCCACGTGGCGCTCGAACCCGGCACTGATCTCGTCCTCGCGCGCGCAGTCCTCGCTCAGCTGGTCGAGACCGGCGGGATCGACCGGGAGTTCGTCGAGGAGTACACCGAGGGGTACGAACAGCTCGTGGCCGACCTGCCGGACGTAGCGACCGCCGCGGAGACCGCGGGAGTCACCACCGAGACTGTCGCCGATCTCGCCGAGGCCTTCGCCGATCCGACGCTGCTGTACTGGGGGATGGGCGTCAACCAGAGCACCCACGGCACCGCCACCGCACGGATGCTCATCAACCTCTGTCTGGCGACCGGGAACCTGGGGCCGGGCAGTGGCCCGTTCTCGTTGACGGGGCAGGCCAACTCGATGGGGACGCGGGTCTGCTCCTCGAAGGGGACCTGGCCCGGCCACCGATCCTTCGAGGACCCGGACAACCGGGCGCTGATCGCCGAGGCGTGGGACGTGCCCGTCGATCGGCTGCCCGCCGATCCGGGTCCAGGTCCGGTCGGCATCGTCGACAGGATCAACCGCGGCCACGTCGACGCCTGCTGGGTCGTCGCGACGAACCCGGCCGCGGGGATGCCCCACGCGACGAACGTCAAGCGCGCGCTCGACGACGTGTTCCTCGTCGTCCAGGACGCCTTCCGCTCGGAGACCGTCGAACACGCCGACGTAGTCCTGCCGGCGGCGACCTGGGGGGAGAGCGAGGGGACGGTGATGAACATGGAACGGCGTATCTCCAGGGTCACCGCCGTCAGCGACGTCATCGACACCGTCAGACACGACCTCGACATCATCGCCGAGATCGGGAACCGGATCGAACCGGGACTGTTCGACGACCCACCGCTTTCCCCCGAGTCGGTCTTCGACGAGATCCGCGACCTCACCGCCGGGACGCCCGCGGACTGTTCGGGGATCACCTACGACCGCCTGGCGGAGGAACTGGCGGTCCGCTGGCCCGCGCCCGACGCCACCAGCGAAGGCGGCTATCGCTACGTCGACGGCGAGGACTGGACCTTCCCGACCGACTCCGGACGTGCCCGCTTCTCCACGCCGACGACCTACGAGGGCGTCCCGGAACCGACCGATCCCGAGTACCCGCTGTTGCTGACGACCGGCCGGCGTGCCGGGGCCTACAACACCGGCGTTCGCAACCGCGAAACCGCCGAGGACGTACCGAGCGCGCGCATCAATCCCGAGACCGCGGGCCAGTACGTCGAGTTGCTGGATCGGGGCCGGACCGTCGTCGAGTCCCGCCGGGCGAACGTCACCGTCACGCTCGTCCCGGACGACAGCATCCCGCCCGGAGCGATCTGGATGGATCTCCACCACCCGTCGGTCAACGACCTGACGCTCCCGGCGATCGATCCCGACTCCAACGAGCCCAACTACAAACAGTGTGCGGTCCGTCTGGCGGCGCCGGACAGGTCCTCACCGGTCACTCGCGGCGGCGTCCACACGGGAACGGTCGTCAGACGATAA